A single window of Salvelinus namaycush isolate Seneca chromosome 11, SaNama_1.0, whole genome shotgun sequence DNA harbors:
- the LOC120055465 gene encoding adiponectin-like, translating into MKLLWSLLLLGLLLAGSFSVAQEEDGEEAEEPAEEAAVEDEEAAADTEEAAVEVAEPEGPGTEAGLTDDRQPCAMWLGGVPGTPGHSGHLGRDGRDGHDGPRGDKGDTGEPGEKGEPGEKGDNGAPGPRGFPGNPGLKGAQGESALLYHSSFSVGLTDPVPATNVPIRFNKFFHNEQHHYNDVSGKFHCLLPGVYFFTYHLTVYTKDARVSLFKNDKPVMFTYDQYHEGNVDQASGALILRLQSGDEVWLQIYGDEDFGGVYADNTNDSTFSGFLLYPDMGELEERRRRSVGVSRH; encoded by the exons ATGAAGCTACTGTGGAGCCTGCTGCTGCTGGGCCTGCTGCTGGCTGGGAGCTTTAGCGTGGCTCAGGAGGAAGATGGAGAAGAGGCAGAGGAACCAGCCGAGGAGGCAGCTGTAGAAGATGAAGAGGCAGCTGCAGACACTGAAGAGGCGGCGGTGGAGGTGGCAGAGCCTGAGGGTCCTGGGACAGAAGCCGGCCTGACTGACGACCGGCAGCCTTGTGCCATGTGGCTGGGAGGAGTGCCAGGCACTCCAGGGCACAGTGGGCACCTAGGGAGAGACGGGAGAGACGGGCACGATGGCCCTCGAGGTGATAAAGGAGACACAG GTGAACCAGGTGAGAAGGGAGAGCCCGGCGAAAAGGGCGACAACGGTGCTCCGGGACCTCGCGGTTTCCCGGGCAACCCCGGTCTGAAGGGGGCACAGGGCGAGAGCGCCCTGTTATATCACTCCTCCTTCAGCGTGGGCCTGACAGATCCCGTCCCCGCCACCAACGTTCCCATCCGTTTCAACAAATTCTTCCACAACGAGCAGCACCACTACAATGACGTGAGCGGAAAGTTCCATTGCCTCCTCCCAGGGGTCTACTTCTTCACATACCACCTCACAGTCTACACCAAAGATGCTCGGGTGAGCCTGTTCAAGAACGACAAGCCCGTCATGTTCACCTACGACCAGTACCACGAGGGCAACGTGGACCAGGCCTCGGGGGCCCTCATACTGAGGCTGCAGTCTGGGGACGAGGTTTGGCTGCAGATCTACGGAGATGAGGATTTTGGGGGGGTGTATGCTGACAACACCAACGACTCCACCTTCTCCGGGTTTCTTTTGTATCCCGACATGGGAGAGTTGGAGGAAAGGAGACGTCGCTCTGTTGGAGTTAGTAGACACTGA